A window from Malania oleifera isolate guangnan ecotype guangnan chromosome 7, ASM2987363v1, whole genome shotgun sequence encodes these proteins:
- the LOC131159339 gene encoding uncharacterized protein LOC131159339: MATSAFRSATKRTPIGASSLSTEESSSSNRSAARRRSRSLSRFSRRPPESECYDEAPAPRGKFVNTTRGSMFPEISLDDLAIELFSNEKSVERGRPSRQSPNISSSTASSASQRRGRSVSRHGSRVGGGKSSACGSFGEGRVGSDHNPRRRRSVSVVRYQISDSESEDSSQKSCSRGNQNSFSSGNSQKPSLHKPSDLNHRQVLGRSQSQKDLLKLNDGYSSHSSALTDDEGREGHASKDGVERIIRAVYSQKKTEHPTGDDDNSGLYEAMRKELRHAVEDMRMELEKTMVKTKASVLAGNDCLQSNSPDVLQAVSTIRRNYATKLEQSAKRKQGLLAEILLEEERGKELSKIVRELLPESKNPTVTQKPSCARKRSHDRNRMSKRLNEEAEKYFEDFISNVEDTDISSFDGERSDGGSTLGGTVKQKDPAGEFETSPSPTISKPVSVEMDGVVLPWLQWETSNDSSPMSWQKKEQPPLTPQTCLRDAPQEVMTAQDRSNHSASSRGSWTPGTIDTLRMEARKDTGTWESFSSGTRRSRFDMDEYLNLQSSEDLLFETFKQQRRISSGGLVLCNKILI; encoded by the exons ATGGCGACATCGGCGTTCAGGTCGGCGACGAAGAGAACTCCAATTGGAGCATCTTCTTTGAGCACCGAAGAATCCAGCTCTTCCAATCGGAGCGCAGCTCGCCGCCGGTCCAGGAGTCTCAGTCGCTTCTCCCGCCGGCCGCCGGAGTCCGAATGCTACGACGAAGCGCCGGCACCTAGGGGCAAATTCGTCAATACGACCAGGGGGTCGATGTTCCCGGAGATCAGCCTCGACGATCTCGCAATCGAGTTGTTCTCAAATGAGAAGAGCGTCGAGCGAGGCCGGCCGTCGCGCCAGAGCCCTAACATTAGCTCGTCGACGGCGTCCTCCGCGTCTCAGAGGCGGGGAAGGTCGGTGTCGAGGCATGGCTCTCGAGTAGGCGGTGGAAAGAGTAGTGCTTGCGGTAGTTTCGGTGAGGGTCGGGTTGGTTCAGATCATAACCCCCGAAGAAGGCGGTCAGTTTCAGTTGTTCGTTATCAGATTAGTGATTCTGAG AGTGAAGATAGTTCTCAGAAATCTTGCAGTCGTGGTAATCAGAATAGTTTTAGCAGTGGAAACAGCCAGAAGCCTTCATTGCATAAGCCATCTGACTTAAATCATCGGCAGGTTTTGGGAAGGTCTCAGAGCCAGAAAGATTTGTTGAAGTTAAATGATGGCTACTCT AGTCACTCTTCTGCCTTAACTGATGATGAAGGGAGGGAAGGTCATGCTAGTAAAGATGGGGTCGAGAGAATAATACGGGCAGTTTATTCTCAGAAGAAG ACAGAGCATCCTACTGGGGATGATGATAACAGTGGGTTGTATGAAGCAATGCGGAAAGAACTAAGACATGCTGTGGAAGATATGAGAATGGAACTTGAAAAG ACCATGGTGAAAACCAAAGCCTCTGTTTTAGCAGGCAACGATTGCTTGCAGTCAAACAGCCCCGATGTTCTTCAGGCTGTCTCTACAATAAGAAGGAATTATGCAACGAAATTGGAACAG TCGGCGAAACGCAAGCAAGGTCTTTTAGCTGAAATATTATTGGAGGAGGAGCGTGGCAAGGAGCTCTCTAAGATTGTGAGGGAGCTGCTTCCAGAATCGAAGAACCCAACTGTTACGCAAAAGCCATCATGTGCCAGAAAG AGGAGTCATGATCGAAATAGGATGTCCAAGCGACTGAATGAAGAGGCGGAGAAATATTTTGAGGACTTCATTTCAAATGTTGAAGATACAGATATTTCATCCTTTGATGGAGAAAGGAGTGATGGGGGTTCAACTTTAGGAGGAACTGTGAAGCAGAAGGACCCTGCTGGGGAATTCGAAACTTCCCCAAGCCCAACAATATCTAAACCTGTTTCTGTTGAAATGGATGGTGTTGTTTTGCCTTGGTTGCAGTGGGAGACTAGTAATGACAGCTCACCCATGTCATGGCAAAAGAAGGAACAGCCACCCTTGACCCCGCAAACCTGTTTAAGGGATGCGCCACAG GAAGTAATGACTGCGCAAGATCGAAGCAATCATTCTGCCAGCAGCCGAGGGAGTTGGACTCCAGGAACCATCGATACCCTTCGCATGGAGGCGAGAAAAGACACAGGGACGTGGGAATCTTTTTCGTCCGGGACAAGAAGATCACGGTTTGACATGGATGAATATCTCAATCTTCAGAGTAGTGAAGATCTTCTCTTCGAAACATTCAAGCAACAACGAAGAATCAGTTCAGGTGGTCTCGTGCTTTGTAACAAAATTCTTATCTAG